In Nocardioides cavernae, a single genomic region encodes these proteins:
- the pafA gene encoding Pup--protein ligase: protein MDRRIFGIENEYGVTCTFKGQRRLSPDEVARYLFRKVVSWGRSSNVFLRNGARLYLDVGSHPEYATPECDDIVDLVTHDKAGERILEGLLLDAEARLHEEGIAGDIYLFKNNTDSAGNSYGCHENYLVGRAGEFSRLADILIPFLVTRQIVVGAGKVVMTPRGASYSVSQRAEHIWEGVSSATTRSRPIINTRDEPHADAERFRRLHVIVGDSNMSETTTMLKVASCDLVLRMIEEGVVMRDLTMENPIRAIREISHDPTGRRKVRLANGREASALEIQAEYLGKARDFVDRRQISTPTIERALDLWERGLKAVESDDLGLVDREIDWVIKLKLIERYRAKNGLSLGDARIAQLDLAYHDIHRGRGLYYLLEKRGAVARVSSDLKIFEAKSVPPQNTRARLRGEFIRRAQERRRDFTVDWVHLKLNDQAQRTVLCKDPFKAYDERVQRLIDGM from the coding sequence ATGGACCGGCGGATCTTCGGCATCGAGAACGAGTACGGCGTCACGTGCACGTTCAAGGGGCAGCGCCGGCTGAGCCCCGACGAGGTCGCCCGCTACCTCTTCCGCAAGGTCGTCAGCTGGGGTCGCTCGTCCAACGTGTTCCTCCGCAACGGCGCGCGGCTCTACCTCGACGTGGGCAGCCACCCGGAGTACGCCACACCGGAGTGCGACGACATCGTCGACCTCGTCACGCACGACAAGGCGGGCGAGCGCATCCTCGAGGGCCTGCTGCTCGACGCCGAGGCGCGCCTGCACGAGGAGGGCATCGCCGGCGACATCTACCTCTTCAAGAACAACACCGACTCCGCCGGCAACTCCTACGGCTGCCACGAGAACTACCTCGTCGGCCGCGCGGGGGAGTTCAGCAGGCTGGCCGACATCCTGATCCCGTTCCTGGTGACCCGGCAGATCGTCGTCGGCGCAGGCAAGGTCGTGATGACGCCGCGCGGTGCGTCGTACAGCGTGAGCCAGCGTGCCGAGCACATCTGGGAGGGCGTCAGCAGCGCCACCACCCGCAGCCGGCCCATCATCAACACCCGCGACGAGCCGCACGCCGACGCGGAGCGGTTCCGGCGCCTCCACGTCATCGTCGGCGACTCCAACATGAGCGAGACGACCACGATGCTCAAGGTGGCGTCCTGCGACCTCGTGCTGCGGATGATCGAAGAGGGCGTGGTGATGCGCGACCTCACGATGGAGAACCCGATCCGCGCGATCCGCGAGATCAGCCACGACCCGACCGGCCGCCGCAAGGTGCGTCTGGCCAATGGCCGCGAGGCGAGCGCGCTGGAGATCCAGGCCGAGTACCTCGGCAAGGCCCGCGACTTCGTCGACCGGCGCCAGATCTCCACGCCGACCATCGAGCGGGCGCTCGACCTGTGGGAGCGCGGGCTCAAGGCCGTCGAGTCCGACGACCTCGGCCTGGTGGACCGCGAGATCGACTGGGTCATCAAGCTCAAGCTCATCGAGCGCTACCGCGCCAAGAACGGTCTCTCCCTCGGCGACGCCCGTATCGCGCAGCTCGACCTCGCCTATCACGACATCCACCGGGGGCGCGGGCTCTACTACCTGCTCGAGAAGCGCGGTGCCGTCGCCCGCGTGAGCAGCGACCTGAAGATCTTCGAGGCCAAGAGCGTGCCGCCGCAGAACACGCGCGCGCGCCTTCGAGGCGAGTTCATCCGGCGCGCGCAGGAGCGTCGCCGCGACTTCACCGTCGACTGGGTGCACCTCAAGCTCAACGACCAGGCGCAGCGCACCGTGCTGTGCAAGGACCCGTTCAAGGCGTACGACGAGCGGGTGCAGCGCCTCATCGACGGCATGTGA
- a CDS encoding DEAD/DEAH box helicase — MTEHDDQPTPAERYAAFQREKPFPMLKDFEGLYGFELDDFQLRACREIEDGRGVLVAAPTGSGKTVVGEFAIHLALQTGRKAFYTTPIKALSNQKYHDLVKRYGADKVGLLTGDNVVNGEAPVVVMTTEVLRNMLYAGSRTLLGLGFVVMDEVHYLADRMRGAVWEEVIIHLPESVTLVSLSATVSNAEEFGEWLATVRGETTTILEEKRPVPLFQHVMVGRRLLDLFASSDVDASAGFVKEGAPVNDELTRIARDDWASSRLMRDRRSPRKGKPGSPKNPRSVGNGRRVWIPSRVEVVERLDREGLLPAIVFIFSRAGCDAAVTQLVQANTRLTTAAERDEIFARVEEASRTLPEEDLHVLGYHEFLDGLTRGVAAHHAGLLPAFKQVVEELFQEGMVKVVFATETLALGINMPARTVVIEKLSKWNGETHANLTPGEYTQLTGRAGRRGLDIEGHGVVLYQPGMNPGEVAGLASTRTYPLRSSFRPSYNMAVNLVHQFGRATSRELLEQSFAQFQADKAVVGLARQVHKAEEALDGYREAATCHVGDFMEYAALRRQISDLEKGAARERRMDRREEAMRSLGKLRPGDVIHVPAGKFSGLAVVIDPGHSGDEPRPYVLTADRQARRLAPMDFPTPVEAVGRLRIPKSFNGRNPGMRRDLATALRAKAHDLDAPGERRAKQGDTFGDTATDREVARLRTELKAHPCHQCPEREDHSRWAERWFKLQRDTETLKRRVDNRTNTVARTFDRVCDVLAALGYLEGDKVTEKGSHLRRIYTDMDLVAAEAIRAGLFDGLAPSELAAVLSALVFEARRADDATSPKMPGGQVRPVLGELVRLWGQLDALERDHHLDFLREPDMGFAWAAWRWAEGDALDDVLMVTGLSAGDFVRWMKQLLDLCGQVADAAGERELRETARATARLLKRGVIAYSVLAD; from the coding sequence ATGACCGAGCACGACGACCAGCCCACGCCCGCCGAGCGCTACGCGGCGTTCCAGCGCGAGAAGCCCTTCCCGATGCTCAAGGACTTCGAGGGCCTCTACGGCTTCGAGCTCGACGACTTCCAGCTCCGCGCCTGCCGGGAGATCGAGGACGGCCGCGGCGTGCTCGTCGCGGCCCCGACCGGGTCCGGCAAGACCGTCGTTGGCGAGTTCGCCATCCACCTGGCGCTCCAGACCGGGCGCAAGGCGTTCTACACGACGCCGATCAAGGCCCTGTCCAACCAGAAGTACCACGACCTGGTGAAGCGCTACGGCGCCGACAAGGTGGGCCTGCTGACCGGCGACAACGTGGTCAACGGCGAGGCGCCCGTGGTCGTGATGACCACCGAGGTGCTGCGCAACATGCTCTACGCCGGGTCCCGCACGTTGCTCGGCCTCGGGTTCGTGGTCATGGACGAGGTGCACTACCTCGCTGACCGGATGCGCGGCGCGGTGTGGGAGGAGGTCATCATCCACCTCCCGGAGTCGGTGACCCTGGTGTCCCTCTCGGCGACGGTCTCCAACGCCGAGGAGTTCGGCGAGTGGCTGGCCACGGTCCGCGGTGAGACCACGACGATCCTGGAGGAGAAGCGGCCGGTGCCGCTGTTCCAGCACGTCATGGTCGGCCGCCGGCTGCTCGACCTCTTCGCCTCCTCCGACGTCGACGCCAGCGCCGGCTTCGTGAAGGAGGGCGCGCCGGTCAACGACGAGCTGACCCGCATCGCCCGCGACGACTGGGCGAGCTCGCGGCTGATGCGCGACCGGCGTTCGCCGCGCAAGGGCAAGCCCGGGTCGCCGAAGAACCCCCGGTCGGTGGGCAACGGGCGTCGGGTGTGGATCCCGAGCCGCGTCGAGGTCGTCGAGCGACTCGACCGCGAGGGCCTGCTGCCGGCGATCGTGTTCATCTTCAGCCGGGCCGGGTGCGACGCGGCGGTGACCCAGCTCGTCCAGGCCAACACCCGCCTGACGACCGCCGCCGAGCGCGACGAGATCTTCGCCCGGGTCGAGGAGGCATCCCGCACCCTGCCCGAGGAGGACCTCCACGTCCTGGGCTACCACGAGTTCCTCGACGGACTGACCCGCGGCGTCGCCGCGCACCACGCCGGGCTGCTGCCGGCGTTCAAGCAGGTCGTCGAGGAGCTGTTCCAGGAGGGCATGGTCAAGGTCGTCTTCGCCACCGAGACCCTGGCGCTCGGCATCAACATGCCGGCCCGCACGGTGGTGATCGAGAAGCTGTCGAAGTGGAACGGCGAGACCCACGCCAACCTGACGCCGGGGGAGTACACCCAGCTCACCGGGCGCGCGGGGCGGCGTGGCCTCGACATCGAGGGCCACGGCGTCGTGCTCTACCAACCGGGGATGAACCCCGGCGAGGTCGCCGGTCTGGCCTCCACCCGCACCTACCCGCTCCGCTCCTCCTTCCGACCGTCCTACAACATGGCGGTCAACCTCGTGCACCAGTTCGGCCGCGCGACGTCGCGTGAGCTGCTCGAGCAGTCCTTCGCCCAGTTCCAGGCCGACAAGGCGGTCGTCGGGCTGGCCAGGCAGGTGCACAAGGCCGAGGAGGCCCTCGACGGCTACCGCGAGGCCGCTACGTGCCACGTCGGCGACTTCATGGAGTACGCCGCCCTGCGCCGGCAGATCTCCGACCTCGAGAAGGGGGCCGCCCGGGAGCGCCGCATGGACCGCCGCGAGGAGGCGATGCGGTCGCTCGGCAAGCTGCGCCCCGGCGACGTGATCCACGTGCCCGCCGGCAAGTTCAGCGGCCTCGCGGTCGTGATCGACCCGGGCCACTCGGGCGACGAGCCACGCCCCTACGTCCTCACCGCCGACCGCCAGGCGCGGCGGCTCGCACCGATGGACTTCCCGACCCCGGTGGAGGCCGTCGGGCGGCTGCGGATCCCCAAGTCGTTCAACGGTCGCAACCCGGGGATGCGGCGCGACCTCGCGACGGCGCTCCGCGCCAAGGCCCACGACCTCGACGCCCCGGGGGAGCGGCGCGCCAAGCAGGGTGACACCTTCGGCGACACCGCCACGGACCGGGAGGTCGCCCGCCTGCGCACCGAGCTCAAGGCGCACCCGTGCCACCAGTGCCCCGAGCGTGAGGACCACTCGCGGTGGGCGGAGCGCTGGTTCAAGCTCCAGCGCGACACCGAGACCCTGAAGCGGCGGGTGGACAACCGCACCAACACGGTCGCGCGCACCTTCGACCGCGTCTGCGACGTCCTGGCCGCGCTCGGCTACCTCGAGGGCGACAAGGTCACCGAGAAGGGTTCGCACCTGCGGCGGATCTACACCGACATGGACCTCGTCGCGGCCGAGGCGATCCGGGCCGGGCTGTTCGACGGGCTCGCCCCCTCCGAGCTGGCGGCCGTGCTGTCGGCGCTGGTGTTCGAGGCGCGACGCGCCGACGACGCCACCTCGCCCAAGATGCCCGGCGGCCAGGTGCGGCCGGTGCTCGGCGAGCTCGTCCGCCTCTGGGGCCAGCTCGACGCGCTCGAGCGGGACCACCACCTCGACTTCCTCCGCGAGCCCGACATGGGCTTCGCCTGGGCGGCGTGGCGCTGGGCCGAGGGCGACGCCCTCGACGACGTGCTGATGGTGACCGGGCTGTCCGCCGGCGACTTCGTGCGCTGGATGAAGCAGCTGCTCGACCTGTGCGGCCAGGTCGCCGACGCGGCGGGGGAGCGGGAGCTGCGCGAGACGGCGCGGGCGACCGCCCGGCTGCTCAAGCGCGGCGTGATCGCCTACAGCGTGCTGGCCGACTGA
- a CDS encoding diacylglycerol kinase, translating to MHDPAAPDRLVRGREIALLTNPTSGRGKGARHRDAALARLRESGFVVRNLAGRDADEAADLARACVADGVEALVVCGGDGLVHLGVQAVAGTGTPLGVIPSGTGNDFARYLDLPRTDPVAAADRVIASRRRTIDLARSGDRWFVTVLAAGFDAIVNERANAMTWPRGQMRYNIATLAELRTFRPIPYVLQLDGETVEHEAMLVAVGNGPSFGGGLRITEGALLDDGLLDVVVITRMSKPKLVRSYPRLFTGRIDGVAEYVHRRVRSVTVAAPGIVSYADGERFGPLPLTVECVPGALDVIA from the coding sequence ATGCACGACCCGGCTGCGCCCGACCGCCTCGTGCGGGGGCGGGAGATCGCCCTGCTGACCAACCCGACGTCGGGTCGCGGCAAGGGGGCACGCCATCGCGACGCCGCCCTGGCCCGGCTGCGGGAGAGCGGCTTCGTCGTGCGCAACCTCGCGGGTCGCGACGCCGACGAGGCGGCCGACCTGGCCCGCGCGTGCGTCGCCGACGGTGTCGAGGCCCTCGTGGTGTGCGGCGGCGACGGCCTCGTGCACCTCGGCGTGCAGGCCGTGGCCGGCACCGGCACACCCCTCGGCGTGATCCCCAGCGGCACCGGCAACGACTTCGCGCGCTACCTCGACCTCCCGCGCACCGACCCCGTGGCGGCCGCCGACCGCGTCATCGCGTCGCGGCGGCGCACCATCGACCTGGCCCGCAGCGGCGACCGGTGGTTCGTGACCGTGCTCGCCGCGGGTTTCGACGCGATCGTCAACGAGCGGGCCAACGCGATGACCTGGCCCCGTGGCCAGATGCGCTACAACATCGCCACGCTGGCCGAGCTCCGCACGTTCCGCCCGATCCCCTACGTGCTGCAGCTCGACGGCGAGACCGTCGAGCACGAGGCGATGCTCGTCGCCGTGGGCAACGGACCGTCGTTCGGGGGCGGGCTCCGGATCACCGAGGGCGCCCTCCTCGACGACGGGCTGCTCGACGTCGTGGTCATCACCCGGATGAGCAAGCCCAAGCTGGTCCGTTCCTACCCGCGCCTGTTCACCGGGCGGATCGACGGCGTGGCGGAGTACGTCCACCGGCGGGTGCGGAGCGTCACCGTGGCGGCGCCCGGCATCGTGTCGTACGCCGACGGCGAGCGCTTCGGCCCGCTGCCCCTGACCGTCGAGTGCGTTCCCGGCGCGCTGGACGTGATTGCATGA
- the tatC gene encoding twin-arginine translocase subunit TatC — MRIAGLVGLFKGPSPDAVGPDGRMALADHFREFRARLLRCLLVFGVALAVAIVFRHAIYDAVYGPYQDAQKTLAEGTSIATTSGAGAGLLLWLTLCGFAAAIVTAPYWLYQIWAFVLPGLYAQERKMSRIFVAVAGPLFLTGIVLGYVTLPIALEVLIGFNPDGVTNLIDFNDYLQFFTRTLFVFGLAFNIPVFVVLLNFAGVVKGSALKAYRPWIVIGTFIFAAVATPSADPFTMTLMAVPMVLLFFASEAIARFNDKRRARRAPNAGLSPDELSSI; from the coding sequence GTGAGGATTGCCGGTCTCGTCGGCCTGTTCAAGGGGCCGTCGCCCGATGCTGTCGGCCCCGACGGACGGATGGCACTCGCCGACCACTTCCGCGAGTTCCGCGCGCGGCTGCTGCGCTGCCTGCTGGTGTTCGGCGTCGCTCTCGCGGTGGCGATCGTCTTCCGCCATGCGATCTACGACGCCGTCTACGGCCCCTACCAGGACGCCCAGAAGACACTGGCGGAAGGCACGTCGATCGCCACGACCAGCGGCGCAGGCGCGGGCCTTCTCCTCTGGTTGACCCTGTGCGGCTTCGCCGCCGCCATCGTGACCGCGCCCTACTGGCTCTACCAGATCTGGGCCTTCGTGCTGCCCGGGCTCTATGCCCAGGAGCGGAAGATGAGCCGCATCTTCGTGGCGGTCGCCGGTCCGCTCTTCCTCACCGGCATCGTCCTGGGCTACGTGACCCTGCCGATCGCCCTGGAGGTGCTGATCGGCTTCAACCCCGACGGCGTCACCAACCTCATCGACTTCAACGACTACCTGCAGTTCTTCACCCGCACGCTCTTCGTGTTCGGGCTGGCCTTCAACATCCCGGTCTTCGTCGTGCTGCTCAACTTCGCCGGCGTGGTGAAGGGGTCCGCGCTCAAGGCCTACCGGCCATGGATCGTCATCGGCACCTTCATCTTCGCTGCCGTCGCGACGCCGTCGGCCGACCCCTTCACGATGACCCTGATGGCGGTCCCGATGGTGCTGCTGTTCTTCGCCTCGGAGGCCATCGCGCGGTTCAACGACAAGCGTCGCGCCCGCCGCGCACCCAACGCCGGCCTCTCGCCCGACGAGCTGTCCTCCATCTGA
- a CDS encoding FKBP-type peptidyl-prolyl cis-trans isomerase, whose translation MSRVRSAALSGVLSFSMLGLAACGSGSSDPQEGGESLSSVTIEGDQGSEPKVTFDGRLDGSKDETEVLVEGDGEEVAEGDTVKANWWIGNGFTEKEAQSTWTKDGAPQSVEMSEDILPFLRETVIGNQVGDRVVLLTSAEEAFGEGGRPDIGIGNKDAVLAVVDILGRSETVPPLDGPQGEDKKPAGWAPELVEKDGVITGLDFSTAHKPTGKLIATTLVKGDGAKVKAGQTLTVNYLGQVYDADKPFDESYSGEPAEFPIGVGQVIPGWDERLVGRTVGSRVILEIPPADGYGEQGNEQAGIKGTDTLFFVVDILGAS comes from the coding sequence GTGTCTCGTGTACGTTCCGCTGCCCTCAGCGGTGTCCTCTCCTTCAGCATGCTCGGACTGGCCGCTTGCGGCTCCGGCTCCAGCGACCCGCAGGAGGGCGGCGAGTCCCTCAGCTCGGTGACCATCGAGGGCGACCAGGGCTCGGAGCCGAAGGTCACCTTCGACGGCCGCCTCGACGGCTCGAAGGACGAGACCGAGGTCCTCGTCGAGGGCGACGGCGAGGAGGTCGCCGAGGGCGACACCGTGAAGGCCAACTGGTGGATCGGCAACGGCTTCACCGAGAAGGAGGCGCAGAGCACCTGGACCAAGGACGGCGCGCCGCAGTCGGTGGAGATGTCGGAGGACATCCTGCCGTTCCTGCGCGAGACCGTCATCGGCAACCAGGTCGGCGACCGCGTCGTGCTGCTCACCAGCGCCGAGGAGGCGTTCGGTGAGGGCGGGCGCCCCGACATCGGCATCGGCAACAAGGACGCCGTCCTGGCGGTCGTCGACATCCTCGGCCGGTCCGAGACGGTGCCGCCGCTCGACGGCCCGCAGGGCGAGGACAAGAAGCCCGCGGGCTGGGCGCCGGAGCTGGTCGAGAAGGACGGCGTCATCACCGGCCTCGACTTCAGCACCGCCCACAAGCCCACCGGCAAGCTGATCGCCACCACCCTCGTGAAGGGCGACGGCGCCAAGGTGAAGGCCGGCCAGACCCTCACCGTCAACTACCTCGGTCAGGTCTACGACGCCGACAAGCCGTTCGACGAGTCCTACAGCGGCGAGCCCGCCGAGTTCCCGATCGGCGTCGGCCAGGTCATCCCGGGCTGGGACGAGCGCCTCGTGGGTCGCACCGTCGGCTCGCGCGTGATCCTGGAGATCCCGCCGGCCGACGGCTACGGCGAGCAGGGCAACGAGCAGGCCGGGATCAAGGGCACCGACACCCTGTTCTTCGTCGTCGACATCCTCGGCGCTTCCTGA
- the prcA gene encoding proteasome subunit alpha, which yields MSMPFYVSPEQLMKDRADFARKGIARGRSVIAVQYADGVLFVSENPSQALHKVSEIYDRIAFAAVGRYNEFENLRIAGVRLADMRGYAYDRRDVTGRGLANAYAQTLGTIFSSGGEKPYEVEIFVAEVGDAAEDDQLYRLTYDGQVADEHGYAVMGGAADTVAGHLAEHYVGGGSLEETLRVAVAALGHGESEDRVIPAGDLEVAALDRTRTQPRKFLRLRETRLAEILGERGPEQADEAAPEDALAGSGPRQSGQDDPADPTDQVSGATPPLEDPVTGEPPVAPPPTAPPVAPPVAPPVAPPPPAPEPGQPPTPGTPPPPTEPGQV from the coding sequence ATGAGCATGCCGTTCTACGTCTCGCCCGAGCAGCTGATGAAGGACCGAGCCGACTTCGCCCGCAAGGGCATCGCCCGCGGTCGTTCCGTCATCGCCGTCCAATACGCCGACGGGGTCCTGTTCGTCTCGGAGAACCCCTCCCAGGCGCTGCACAAGGTCAGCGAGATCTACGACCGGATCGCCTTCGCGGCGGTCGGTCGCTACAACGAGTTCGAGAACCTCCGGATCGCCGGCGTACGCCTCGCCGACATGCGCGGCTACGCCTACGACCGGCGCGACGTCACCGGTCGCGGCCTCGCCAACGCCTATGCCCAGACGCTCGGCACGATCTTCTCCTCGGGCGGCGAGAAGCCCTACGAGGTCGAGATCTTCGTCGCCGAGGTCGGTGACGCTGCCGAGGACGACCAGCTCTACCGGCTCACCTACGACGGCCAGGTGGCCGACGAGCACGGCTACGCCGTGATGGGTGGGGCGGCCGACACGGTCGCAGGCCATCTCGCCGAGCACTACGTCGGCGGCGGGTCGCTGGAGGAGACGCTCCGCGTCGCGGTCGCGGCCCTGGGTCACGGCGAGTCCGAGGACCGGGTGATCCCGGCCGGCGACCTCGAGGTCGCCGCCCTCGACCGCACCCGCACCCAGCCCCGGAAGTTCCTCCGGCTGCGCGAGACGCGGCTCGCCGAGATCCTCGGCGAGCGCGGCCCCGAGCAGGCCGACGAGGCGGCACCCGAGGACGCGCTCGCCGGGTCAGGTCCGCGGCAGTCCGGTCAGGACGACCCTGCCGACCCCACCGACCAGGTCTCCGGAGCCACGCCGCCCCTCGAGGACCCGGTCACGGGCGAGCCGCCCGTCGCCCCGCCGCCCACCGCGCCCCCGGTCGCGCCCCCGGTCGCGCCGCCGGTCGCACCGCCCCCGCCGGCTCCCGAGCCGGGCCAGCCTCCGACGCCCGGCACACCGCCGCCGCCGACGGAGCCCGGTCAGGTCTGA
- the tatA gene encoding Sec-independent protein translocase subunit TatA, translating into MIDPMIGMPQGLEWLVILAIVVLVFGAAKLPDLARSSGQALRIFKTETKSLRDDDDAEKTPEQREIEARNEAHDPAAGGEVRNDTSGEVLRERRDDTTA; encoded by the coding sequence ATGATCGACCCGATGATCGGCATGCCGCAGGGCCTGGAGTGGCTCGTGATCCTGGCGATCGTGGTGCTCGTGTTCGGTGCCGCCAAGCTGCCCGACCTGGCCCGTAGCTCGGGACAGGCGCTGCGCATCTTCAAGACGGAGACCAAGAGCCTCCGCGACGATGACGACGCCGAGAAGACCCCCGAGCAGCGCGAGATCGAGGCCCGCAACGAGGCCCACGACCCGGCCGCGGGTGGCGAGGTGCGCAACGACACCTCCGGTGAGGTGCTGCGCGAGCGGCGCGACGACACCACCGCCTGA
- a CDS encoding helix-turn-helix transcriptional regulator, with protein MSTQTGDTAPDQVARLLALVPYLLARGEVRLEDAAAHFGTDADQIERDLRLLFMTGVSPGLPGDLIEVDLEALEGDRIIRVDNADYLARPVRFSPAEATSLVVALRTMVDTAPAEAREVIERTLAKLEEAAGQDGEGLLRLHVTPTPLESSAVVPVLESALAHGHQVEITYHVPSRDRESRRVVDPRGLARVEDLLYLDAWCHTAGGDRAFRVDRIVAATELDSPVADPGARARDLTGGWFTDAETTTVTLRLAPQARWVVEYYPVTGRRPGPDGTIDVDLEVASEEWVKSLLLRLAPHAELLAPAAYADAFTTAARTALRMYEDDGVDSE; from the coding sequence ATGAGCACGCAGACCGGTGACACCGCGCCCGACCAGGTGGCGCGCCTGCTCGCGCTGGTGCCGTACCTCCTGGCACGCGGCGAGGTGCGCCTGGAGGACGCCGCCGCCCACTTCGGCACCGACGCCGACCAGATCGAGCGCGACCTGCGGCTGCTGTTCATGACCGGGGTGTCGCCCGGGCTGCCCGGTGACCTGATCGAGGTCGACCTCGAGGCGCTGGAGGGCGACCGGATCATCCGGGTCGACAACGCCGACTACCTCGCCCGGCCGGTGCGCTTCTCGCCCGCCGAGGCCACCTCGCTCGTCGTGGCGCTGCGCACGATGGTCGACACCGCCCCCGCTGAGGCCCGCGAGGTCATCGAGCGGACCCTGGCCAAGCTCGAGGAGGCCGCCGGGCAGGACGGCGAGGGACTGCTCCGCCTCCACGTCACGCCGACGCCGCTCGAGAGCAGCGCCGTCGTTCCCGTGCTGGAGTCGGCGCTGGCCCACGGCCACCAGGTCGAGATCACCTACCACGTGCCGTCCCGCGACCGGGAGTCCCGCCGGGTCGTCGATCCCCGCGGGCTCGCCCGGGTCGAGGACCTGCTCTACCTCGACGCCTGGTGCCACACCGCCGGCGGCGACCGCGCCTTCCGGGTGGACCGCATCGTGGCCGCCACGGAGCTCGACAGCCCCGTCGCCGACCCCGGCGCGCGTGCCCGAGACCTCACCGGCGGCTGGTTCACCGACGCCGAGACCACGACCGTCACCCTGCGGCTGGCACCCCAGGCGCGCTGGGTCGTCGAGTACTACCCGGTGACCGGCAGGCGACCGGGGCCCGACGGCACGATCGACGTCGACCTCGAGGTGGCCAGCGAGGAATGGGTGAAGTCCCTGCTCCTGCGCCTGGCGCCCCACGCCGAGCTCCTTGCGCCAGCGGCGTACGCCGACGCTTTCACGACCGCAGCCCGGACGGCGCTCCGCATGTACGAGGACGACGGCGTAGACTCCGAGTGA
- a CDS encoding helix-turn-helix transcriptional regulator has translation MNLHILLLGAKRFIGKDAIREACYPEHARGPAGDEAFERAFERDKDALRQIGAVIEVGSADAFFDDEIGYRIPTEQTSLPEIRFESDEAAVLGLAAQVWQQATLAKATGRALAKLKGQGVEIDPSRLEVVAPAITADEPAFEPLWDAIGKRRQVGFPYQRADETAPTTRRVQPWGLARSSGRWYVVGFDVDRGAERVFRLSRIVGTVRASGRSGAYDVPPGTDVREVARRLSPSYPSVRAEVRLRQGTGVGLRRRAESVTPIADRPGWDAVVVQGPVHELADEVLTYGADAVVVAPQSLRDDVVARLRAVAGSGEAS, from the coding sequence ATGAACCTCCACATCCTGCTGCTCGGCGCCAAGCGCTTCATCGGCAAGGACGCGATCCGCGAGGCGTGCTACCCCGAGCACGCCCGCGGGCCGGCCGGCGACGAGGCGTTCGAGCGTGCCTTCGAGCGCGACAAGGACGCCCTGCGACAGATCGGCGCCGTGATCGAGGTCGGGAGCGCTGACGCGTTCTTCGACGACGAGATCGGCTACCGCATCCCGACCGAGCAGACCTCGCTCCCGGAGATCAGGTTCGAGTCCGACGAGGCAGCTGTCCTCGGCCTGGCCGCCCAGGTCTGGCAGCAGGCGACCCTCGCGAAGGCGACGGGCCGCGCGCTGGCCAAGCTGAAGGGCCAGGGCGTCGAGATCGACCCGTCGCGCCTCGAGGTCGTCGCCCCGGCCATCACCGCCGACGAGCCGGCCTTCGAGCCCCTGTGGGACGCGATCGGCAAGCGGCGCCAGGTCGGCTTCCCCTACCAGCGCGCCGACGAGACCGCGCCGACCACCCGTCGGGTCCAGCCCTGGGGCCTCGCTCGCTCCTCGGGCCGGTGGTACGTCGTCGGCTTCGACGTCGACCGTGGCGCCGAGCGCGTCTTCCGGCTCTCGCGGATCGTCGGCACCGTCCGCGCGAGCGGCAGGTCCGGGGCGTACGACGTCCCGCCCGGCACCGACGTGCGCGAGGTCGCCCGGCGGCTCTCGCCGTCGTACCCGTCCGTCCGGGCCGAGGTCAGGTTGCGGCAGGGCACCGGTGTCGGCCTGCGCCGGCGCGCGGAGTCGGTGACGCCGATCGCCGACCGCCCCGGGTGGGACGCCGTTGTCGTCCAGGGGCCCGTGCACGAGCTGGCCGACGAGGTGCTCACCTACGGCGCCGACGCGGTCGTGGTGGCGCCGCAGTCCCTGCGCGACGACGTGGTCGCCCGGCTCCGCGCCGTGGCCGGCTCGGGGGAGGCGTCATGA